A window of Juglans regia cultivar Chandler chromosome 7, Walnut 2.0, whole genome shotgun sequence contains these coding sequences:
- the LOC109004157 gene encoding major allergen Pru ar 1-like produces the protein MGVITYTDDLTSPIPPSRLFKALVLDSHNLIPKLMPQAIKSIDFIQGNGGPGSIRQVNFAEGSPISSIKNRIDEVNEESYYYKYTVIEGDALAEKLEFIVHEVQFEPTPEGGSKNKMTTNYHTKGDILFTEEEIKAGKEKVLGMYKVAEAYLLQNPDAYA, from the exons ATGGGTGTAATCACTTATACAGACGACTTAACTTCCCCAATCCCTCCATCCAGATTGTTCAAAGCCTTGGTCCTTGATTCTCACAACCTCATCCCAAAACTCATGCCTCAAGCTATCAAGAGCATTGATTTCATTCAAGGCAATGGAGGGCCCGGTAGCATCAGACAGGTCAATTTCGCTGAAg gTAGCCCTATCAGCTCCATTAAGAATCGAATTGATGAGGTAAACGAAGAGAGCTACTACTACAAGTATACAGTAATCGAAGGTGATGCGTTGGCGGAGAAGCTGGAATTCATTGTTCATGAGGTCCAATTTGAACCAACGCCAGAGGGTGGCAGTAAAAATAAGATGACAACAAACTATCATACCAAGGGTGACATTTTGTTCACGGAAGAGGAAATCAAGGCTGGCAAGGAAAAGGTCCTGGGCATGTACAAAGTTGCGGAAGCCTACTTGCTCCAAAACCCCGATGCCTATGCTTAA